The nucleotide sequence GCCTACAACACCGCCTGGCAGGACGTGTACCCGCTCAAGCTGGTGCCCGACCGTTCCGAGACGCACGTGCAGTTCGTCGACGTGGCCGCGCCCGGCGACACGGTGCTGGTCAACCTGATCAAGGTCAGCGTGGCGGGCGTCACCGGCCACATCCACGTGTGCCTGCCCTATGCCTCGCTCGAGCCGATCCGCTCGGTGCTCTACGGCGCGCAGCAGGCGCGCGAGATGGCCGAGGACCGGCGCTGGGTGACCATGCTCACGCGCGAGATCCAGGCCGCCGAGGTCACGCTGGTGGCCGAGCTGGCGCATCCCGAGGTCACGGTGGCGCAGCTCATGAGCATGAAGCCCGGCGACTTCATCCAGTTCGACCGCCTGCCGCAACTGGTGGCCTCGGTCGAGGGCGCTCCCGTCTTCATCTGCCACTACGGCACCCACAACGCGCGCTACGCCTTGCGCATCGACGAATGCCTGCGCGGCGACGACCCGCACTGGCTTGGAGGTTCACATGTCCACTGATCAAGCCACTCCCGACAACGCCGCCGGCGGCTGGGCCGAGGCGCTCGAGGAAGTGCCCGCGGGCGCCGCCGCTTCGGGCGCGGCACCGCTGCAGGACATCCAGCGCGTGCTCGACATCCCGGTGCAGCTCTCGGTGGAGCTGGGCCGCAAGAAGGTGCCGATCAAGCAGATCCTGCAACTGGGCCAGGGCTCGATCGTCGAGCTCGACACGCTCGCGAGCGAGCCGATGGACGTGCTGGTCAACGGCTACCTCGTCGCCCAGGGCGAGGTGGTGGTGGTCAACAACAAGTTCGGCATCCGGCTGACCGACGTGGTCGCGCCGGCCGAGCGGCTGCGCCGGCTCAACCGGGTCTGAGGCGGCTTTCCCTCCGTTCTTCTCCATGACGCAGAGCCTGCTCACCATCGTCGTCTTCATCGGCCTGATCTGCGCCGTGCCTTTCGTGCTGCGCCGCCTGCAGCAGCGCCGCGGGCTCGGCCCGGCCGGCGCGGGCGGTTCCGCCTCGCGCCTGCTGTCGGCGGTGGCGGTCGGGCCGCAGCAGCGCGTGGTGACGGTCGAGGTCGGCCCCGAGGGCGCGCGGACCTGGCTGGTGCTGGGCGTGACGGGCCAGTCGATCACCTGCCTGCACACGCTGCCGGCCGCGTCTTCCGAGGTGCCGCATGCGCAGCTGCCGCGCTAAGGGACTCGCGGCCGTCGCGCTGCTGGCCGCGCCCGCGTTCGCGCTCGCGCAGGAGGCCGGCGGCCAGTTGCCGCTGCTGGTGGGCTCGGGCAGCGGCGGCACCAGCTTCTCGGTGCCGGTGCAGACCTTGCTGTTCTTCACCGCGCTGTCGTTCCTGCCGGCCATCGTGCTGATGATGACGGGCTTCACGCGCATCGTGATCGTGCTGTCGCTGTTGCGCCAGGCGCTGGGCACGCAGTCGGCGCCGCCCAACCAGGTGATCATCGGCCTGTCGCTGTTCCTCACGGTGTTCGTGATGGGCCCCACGCTGGACCGCGTCTACGACGAGGCCTACAAGCCCTACAGCACCAATGCCATCGGCTTCGAGGAGGCGCTCAAGCGCGCCGAGACGCCGATGCGCCAGTTCATGCTCAAGCAGACGCGCCAGAGCGACTTCGCGCTGTTCGCGCGGCTGGCCAAGCTGCCGGCCGATGTCAAGGCCGAGACCGCGCCGATGCGCGTGCTGATCCCGGCCTTCGCCACCAGCGAGCTCAAGTCGGCATTCCAGATCGGCTTCATGATCTTCATTCCGTTCCTGGTGATCGACATCGTGGTCTCGAGCGTGCTGATGTCGCTCGGCATGATGATGCTGTCGCCGGTGCTGGTCGCGCTGCCGTTCAAGCTCATGCTGTTCGTGCTCGCGGACGGCTGGAACCTGCTGATCGGCTCGCTCGCCGCGAGCTTCGCCACATGAACGCGCAGATGGTCCTGACGATGGGGCAGGAGGCGCTGGTCATGCTCCTGACCGTGTCGCTGCCCGTGCTGCTGGTGGTGCTGGTCGTGGGGCTGGTCGTGAGCATCTTCCAGGCCATCACGCAGATCAACGAGGCCACGCTGGCCTTCGTGCCCAAGCTGGTGGCGGCCGTGGCGGTGCTGGCGCTGGCCGGTCCGTGGATGCTCGCCACGCTGGTCGACTACATCCGCCGCGTGATCGAGTCGATTCCGCAGATGGTGCTGTAGCGCGCCTTCCCCGCTTGCCGTGCTGACCTTCACCGAAGCCCAGCTCATGGCCTGGGTCACGCCCGTGCTGTGGCCCTTCCTGCGCGTGCTGGGCGTGTTCACCACGGCACCGGTCTTCTCCTCGCGTGCCTTTCCGGTGCGCGCGCGCATCGGGCTGGCCTTCATGATCGCGCTGTGCGCGCAGGCCACGCTCGACACGCCGCCGATGATCGGCCTCAACGACGCCGCGATGCTCGGCACGCTGGTGCAGCAGGTGGGCATCGGCATGGCGATCGGCTTCTCGGTGCGCATGGTGTTCGCGGCGCTGGAGTTCGCGGGCGAGCTGGTCGGGCTGCAGATGGGGCTGAACTTCGCCTCCTTCTTCGACCCCGTGAGCAGCGGCCAGACCAGCGCCGTGTCGCGCTTCTTCGGCAACATCGCGGTGCTGTTCTTCGTCGTGATCAACGGCCACCTCACGGTGCTGATGGCGGTGATCCGCAGCTTCGAGGCCTTCCCGGTCGGCGGCAGCCTGCTGCAGGCACTGGCGCGCACGCGCATGCACGAGCTGGGCACCGAGCTGTTCGCGAGCGCGATGTGGATCGCGTTGCCGATGATCGGGCTCCTGCTGTTCGTCAACTTCACGCTGGGCATCGTCTCGCGCGTGGCGCCGCAGATGAACATCTACGCCATCGGCTTCCCGGTCACGCTGACCGCGGGCCTGGCCGGCATCGCGCTGGTGCTGCCGATGATGGAGCAGCCGCTGCTCGCGCTGATGGAGCGCATGATCACGACCGCCGCGGGCGGCCGCTGAGTCAGCCCAGGCGCTGCTGCAGCAGGTCGAGCGCTTCCTCGGCCGTGCGCGCGATGCGGATCGAGCAGGCCAGCATCAGGTTGAGCGGCAGCTCGAAGCCCTCGACCGCCATGCCGTTCGCGTCGCGCAAGGTGCCGTCGCCATCGCGCCGCGTGGGCAACGCCGTTTCGACGCGCGCCGCATAGCTGCCCTCGGGAATGCCATAGCCCACCACCGGCAGGCCCAGCGCGATCGCCACCCCGACCTCGAACACCGTGCCCGAATCGGGCTCGGTGCCGCGAAAAGGCGACAGGTCCGCGATCACGCCCGAGGCGCGGCGCAGCAGCGCCATGTTGGTGTCGTAGATCGCCTGCGCCACCTCGGCCGGCGGTGTGGCCGGCCCGCTCGCGTCCTCGGCCGGCGGCAGCGCCTCGAGGCCGCGCGCCGCGCAGGCCTTGACCAGGCGCTGCAGGCGCGCCGTGGCATCGACGCGAAAGACATCGGGGCCGGCGAGGTAGACGCGCCGCACGCGGTCGGAAGGAGCGTTCATGCGACGAGTATGCGGCGGCGGGGCATGCGCGTGCGTAGGGCGATGCGCATTGGCATGCCGACGCGGGCGAAAAAAAGCCCGGACGAACCGGGCAAAGTCTGCTCGCAGGAATGGCGTGCCGTGCCGCTCTACTTCGCGGGCGAAGGCAGCGTGATCTCGAAGGTGATGCCGCCGGTGCTCGAGCCGCTGGTGCCGCGCTGCGAGCTGAAGTACAGGCGCGTGCCGTCGGGCGAGAGGGCGGGGCCGGTGACTTCGCTGTCGTCGTGGCCCTCGAGGCGCATCAGGGGCTGGGAGGTGCCGGCCTCGATGCGCAGCACGCCGATCTCGAGGTTGCCCGCGTCCTCGGCCACGAGGATGTCGCCGAGCGCCGAGATCGTCAGGTTGTCGGGCTCGTCGATCGAGTGCGTGGCCGGGTTCTTGTCCTTGCCGTCGTAGATCACCTCGAGCGTCTGGTTCAGCGTGTCGTAGGCCCAGATGCGGGCATTGAACGAGGTCACGAAATAGACGATGCCGTTGAAGAACCAGATGCCCTCGGCCTTGGTGAAGATGGCGCCGGGCGGCGTGAGGCCGCCGGTGCGCATGGCGCTGCGCACGCCGGCCTGCGCCTTCTCGGGATTGATCACGTCGAGCCATTCCACGGGCTGGGGCGTGCCGTAGTCCTTGAGCTTGGCGTAGTCGGGCGCGGCGAGGTCCACGTCGTTCACGATGCCCTTGACCTTGAGCACCTCGAGCCGGCCGCTCTTCATCGCGGGACGGGCCGCGCCTTCGGGCCAGTCGCTGGCGTCGCAGACGAAGCGATACACACGGCCGCCCGATGCGTCCTCGGTCAGGTAGAGCGTCTTGTGGACCGGGTCAACGCAGACCGCCTCGTGCGCATAGAGACCGAGCGCGGGCAGGCTGGGCGCGCTGTTGGCGTCGACCCAGGGCTTGGCGGGATCGCACTCCCACACCATGCCGCTCGAATGCTCCTCGCACGAGAGCCAGGTGCCCCAGGGCGTGGGGCCGCCGGCGCAGTTGGTCGAGGTGTTCCTGAGCACCGCGTAGGAATCGACGACCACGCCGTTCCTGTCGAAGCGCAGCGCGCCGACGCCGCCGTTCTTGCTGCCGACCTCCGAGTTGCTCAGGTAGATCCAGCCGCCATCGGGGCCGGGGTAGACCGCGCCGCCATCGGGCGCGGCATGCCAGGCATAGCTGCCCGCGGCCGCGGTGCCCGAGCGCGCGACGATGCGCGAGCTGAAGCCCTTGGGCAGCCTCACGCCGTTGACGTCGGGCGCCTGCAACTCGGAGAACTCGGCGAACGGGCTCTTCTTCACGGGCGGCGCCGGGGGCGGCGGCGCGGGCGGCTCGCCCGCGGGTGGCGGGCTCGGCGGCAGGGCGCCGATCGGCGGGAAGGCCACGCCGTCGCCACCGCCGCCGCAGGCGGCGAGGAAGGCGGGCAGCGTGACCGCACCGGCGGTGGCGAAGCTCTGGCGCAGGAAGGCGCGGCGCTGGGGCAGGTCGAGGGGAATCGTGGGGAAGGCTTTTGTCATGTTCCGTGCATCGTGAAGTCAGGTCGCGGTCAGGGAAGACCGGGCGCGATTCTTCGGCGGTGCGATGGCAGAACGATGACGCCGGACGCGGGGCGTCGCGGAAAAAAAACAGCCCGCACGAGGCGGGCTGGAAGGTGACCTGCGGAGGAGGGAGGATCAGAGGTACAGGTCACAGGGAGAGCCCTTAATGTGCTCTGCGAACCTGCATGCAACCTGACCTCGCGCCCCGTTTCGCATTCCTGGAGGATTGCTCATCCTGGGCTCATTCTTCGGAAGCCGGCCCTCGATTCAGTCCTCGTCTTCCCACTTGCCGATGATCGTGCCCAGCACGGTGAACGCGAGCCGGATCGGTTCGTGCGCGGGATTGAGCGGCTGCAGCCAGCGCCGTCCGTCCTCCTGCTTGAAGGCCTTGAAGGTGACCTCGCCGCTGGCATCGAGCCTGGCGATGATGCGTTCGCCATCCATGGGCTGCACGCGCTGCGGGTCGACGAAGATGATCGCGTCGACGGGGTAGCTCTTCAGGTGGCCGCTGGGCGCGGTCATGCTGTCGCCGCGCACGCGCAGCGCATAGGCGAGTTCGCTGTGGCGGCTCACGCAGGGAATCCACATCTCGGCGGGCACCGGTTGCGGCGGCGGCGCGGGTGGCAGCATGCCCTTGCGCAGTTCGCGCACGTTCAGCGGCAGCGGCGGCGGGGCCGGCGGTGGCGGTTCGGGGATGGTGGGGCCGGTCCAGGTGGCGGCCTGTTCCCAGCTGATCAGCGGCACGGTACCGGGCGTGCCGGGGCGGTAGAAGGGGATCGGCGGCGGCACGCGCGTCACGCGGTACGGGCCGTCGCGCTCGCCCGTGATGTCGGCCGAGCGCGGCAGTGCGGCTTCCTCCCAGGGGGCGCGCCCCTCGCCCGTGACCAGCCAGATCGGATCGCAGCGGTAGGCGCGCGCGAGCTGCACCAGGCCCGAGGGCCGCACCGTTTCTCCGCGTTCGATCTTCGAGATGTCGGATTGCCGCACGCCCGAGTGCTCCTCGGCCTGCCGCTGCGTCAGTTTGGCGTATTTGCGAGCCGCCAGCGCCCGTGCCGCAAGGGGATCTTCCATGGGCGCGAATTTAAGCGTGAAGGAATATTCACTCTCAACTTTAGAATGGGCGAAAGGGAGTCAGCCATGAAGCCTCAAGAGCTCGTACTGGCGCTGCGCGCCATGGGACTTACGCAGAAGCAGATCCAGAAACGGACCGGCATTCCGCAACCGACCATCAGCAAGATCGGGCGCTACGGCGAGCGCGACGTGATGCTGCGCACCTACGACGCGCTGCTCGCCGCCTACGAGCAGCAGCTCAAGGAAGGGCCGGTGGCGCCGGGGCCAGGCAGGGGCCGGCCATTGTCGCGCGTCACGCCGGCCGAGCCCGCGATTTCCGAACCGGCACCGGTGACGCCGGCCCCCGCGCCCGCACCGGTGGCGGCCAGGACCGGCAGCTCGTCGCGCCGCCGGCCCGCGCCGGCCCCGGTGGTGTTGCGACCCTTTCCGCGCGGCCCGCTGCCCTGGCCCGCGATGCACCGCGATTGAGCCATGCACCGCGGCGTCGCGCCGGGCCTCGAGTTCGAGGGCGTGTTGCGGGGACTG is from Variovorax paradoxus and encodes:
- the fliM gene encoding flagellar motor switch protein FliM, with the translated sequence MSSSEQDTAAAPEAAPADSAERLADAAARDYDITAGEERLVRRPMPTLDVVHDRFARNLRQGLFQLVSRSADIAIEPVQLLRFSDFLGALPLPSNFNIVAMPPLRGRALVVCEATLISALVDALYGGSGTVHAPIEGRDFSPTEQRVIQRALGVVCNAYNTAWQDVYPLKLVPDRSETHVQFVDVAAPGDTVLVNLIKVSVAGVTGHIHVCLPYASLEPIRSVLYGAQQAREMAEDRRWVTMLTREIQAAEVTLVAELAHPEVTVAQLMSMKPGDFIQFDRLPQLVASVEGAPVFICHYGTHNARYALRIDECLRGDDPHWLGGSHVH
- the fliN gene encoding flagellar motor switch protein FliN gives rise to the protein MSTDQATPDNAAGGWAEALEEVPAGAAASGAAPLQDIQRVLDIPVQLSVELGRKKVPIKQILQLGQGSIVELDTLASEPMDVLVNGYLVAQGEVVVVNNKFGIRLTDVVAPAERLRRLNRV
- a CDS encoding flagellar biosynthetic protein FliO yields the protein MTQSLLTIVVFIGLICAVPFVLRRLQQRRGLGPAGAGGSASRLLSAVAVGPQQRVVTVEVGPEGARTWLVLGVTGQSITCLHTLPAASSEVPHAQLPR
- the fliP gene encoding flagellar type III secretion system pore protein FliP (The bacterial flagellar biogenesis protein FliP forms a type III secretion system (T3SS)-type pore required for flagellar assembly.); amino-acid sequence: MRSCRAKGLAAVALLAAPAFALAQEAGGQLPLLVGSGSGGTSFSVPVQTLLFFTALSFLPAIVLMMTGFTRIVIVLSLLRQALGTQSAPPNQVIIGLSLFLTVFVMGPTLDRVYDEAYKPYSTNAIGFEEALKRAETPMRQFMLKQTRQSDFALFARLAKLPADVKAETAPMRVLIPAFATSELKSAFQIGFMIFIPFLVIDIVVSSVLMSLGMMMLSPVLVALPFKLMLFVLADGWNLLIGSLAASFAT
- the fliQ gene encoding flagellar biosynthesis protein FliQ, yielding MNAQMVLTMGQEALVMLLTVSLPVLLVVLVVGLVVSIFQAITQINEATLAFVPKLVAAVAVLALAGPWMLATLVDYIRRVIESIPQMVL
- the fliR gene encoding flagellar biosynthetic protein FliR is translated as MLTFTEAQLMAWVTPVLWPFLRVLGVFTTAPVFSSRAFPVRARIGLAFMIALCAQATLDTPPMIGLNDAAMLGTLVQQVGIGMAIGFSVRMVFAALEFAGELVGLQMGLNFASFFDPVSSGQTSAVSRFFGNIAVLFFVVINGHLTVLMAVIRSFEAFPVGGSLLQALARTRMHELGTELFASAMWIALPMIGLLLFVNFTLGIVSRVAPQMNIYAIGFPVTLTAGLAGIALVLPMMEQPLLALMERMITTAAGGR
- a CDS encoding nucleoside 2-deoxyribosyltransferase, producing MNAPSDRVRRVYLAGPDVFRVDATARLQRLVKACAARGLEALPPAEDASGPATPPAEVAQAIYDTNMALLRRASGVIADLSPFRGTEPDSGTVFEVGVAIALGLPVVGYGIPEGSYAARVETALPTRRDGDGTLRDANGMAVEGFELPLNLMLACSIRIARTAEEALDLLQQRLG
- a CDS encoding DUF839 domain-containing protein; the protein is MTKAFPTIPLDLPQRRAFLRQSFATAGAVTLPAFLAACGGGGDGVAFPPIGALPPSPPPAGEPPAPPPPAPPVKKSPFAEFSELQAPDVNGVRLPKGFSSRIVARSGTAAAGSYAWHAAPDGGAVYPGPDGGWIYLSNSEVGSKNGGVGALRFDRNGVVVDSYAVLRNTSTNCAGGPTPWGTWLSCEEHSSGMVWECDPAKPWVDANSAPSLPALGLYAHEAVCVDPVHKTLYLTEDASGGRVYRFVCDASDWPEGAARPAMKSGRLEVLKVKGIVNDVDLAAPDYAKLKDYGTPQPVEWLDVINPEKAQAGVRSAMRTGGLTPPGAIFTKAEGIWFFNGIVYFVTSFNARIWAYDTLNQTLEVIYDGKDKNPATHSIDEPDNLTISALGDILVAEDAGNLEIGVLRIEAGTSQPLMRLEGHDDSEVTGPALSPDGTRLYFSSQRGTSGSSTGGITFEITLPSPAK
- a CDS encoding helix-turn-helix domain-containing protein, with the protein product MEDPLAARALAARKYAKLTQRQAEEHSGVRQSDISKIERGETVRPSGLVQLARAYRCDPIWLVTGEGRAPWEEAALPRSADITGERDGPYRVTRVPPPIPFYRPGTPGTVPLISWEQAATWTGPTIPEPPPPAPPPLPLNVRELRKGMLPPAPPPQPVPAEMWIPCVSRHSELAYALRVRGDSMTAPSGHLKSYPVDAIIFVDPQRVQPMDGERIIARLDASGEVTFKAFKQEDGRRWLQPLNPAHEPIRLAFTVLGTIIGKWEDED